Proteins found in one Pyrus communis chromosome 15, drPyrComm1.1, whole genome shotgun sequence genomic segment:
- the LOC137718104 gene encoding uncharacterized protein isoform X2, which translates to MNGLTGQKMQKIFKALVPESTYNDARNLIEYCCFRFLSRDNSDIHPSLKEPPFQRLIFITMLAWENPYREDLANGSEKASFQRKLVREDAFVRMAPAISGVADRSTVNNLFKALAGDEQGISLSTWLTYVHELLKIHEGRKSYQTRQCSNLSEERISCIGSSRKRPVLKWENNMAWPGKVTLTDKAIYFEAVGLAGQKDSIRLDLTKQGLQIKKAKVGPFGSGLFDSAVSISYGPKSETWVLEFVDLGGEMRRDVWHAFISEINAVHKFISDYGPEEDDESIFHVYGAHKGKERAMATAINSIARLQALQFMGKLLDDPTKLVQFTYLQYAPFGEVVSQTLAVNYWGGPLISKYLETDYQPAQGVRASNEMIESSSNHVFDIDGSVYLHKWKRSPCWASSASVTFWKNTSTRQGLVLSKNLVVADVSLVEKATRTCKQKWQEAETTQATIDAATLKGIPSNIDLFKELLFPLTITVRNFEKLRRWEEPYSTISFLAFAYTVIFRNLLSYVFPTALIILAAVMLTLKGLKEQGRLGRSFGKITIRDQPPSNTIEKIIAVKDAMHDVESYLQNLNVTLLKIHTVFLSGQPQITTEVALVLLSSATILLIFPFKYVLAFFIFDLFTRELEFRREMVKRFMKLLKERWDRVPAAPVVVLPFGSEEPAPKPNTKESKDPEKSERSLGSSSSE; encoded by the exons ATGAATGGATTGACAGGGCAGAAGATGCAGAAAATATTTAAAGCACTTGTTCCTGAGTCTACATACAATGATGCTCGCAATTTGATAGAATATTGCTGCTTCAGGTTTCTGTCAAGGGATAATTCTGATATTCATCCTTCCCTCAAG GAACCTCCATTCCAAAGACTTATATTTATAACTATGCTTGCATGGGAGAATCCTTATCGAGAAGATCTTGCTAATGGTTCGGAGAAGGCTTCCTTTCAG AGAAAGCTTGTCAGAGAAGACGCTTTTGTTCGAATGGCTCCTGCTATTTCTGGTGTGGCTGATAGGTCAACAGTGAATAATCTATTTAAGGCCCTTGCCGGTGATGAACAGGGCATCTCTCTGAGCACATGGTTGACTTATGTTCATGAACTTCTCAA GATTCACGAAGGAAGAAAATCATACCAGACTCGACAATGTTCCAACCTTTCTGAGGAGAGAATTTCATGCATTGGTTCCAGCAGGAAGCGGCCTGTCCTAAAATGGGAGAACAATATGGCATGGCCAGGAAAAGTTACATTAACTGATAAAGCAATTTATTTCGAG GCCGTTGGCCTTGCTGGGCAAAAGGATTCTATAAGATTGGATCTTACAAAACAAGGATTACAGATTAAGAAAGCAAAAGTTGGACCTTTTGGTTCTGGTCTCTTCGACTCTGCCGTCTCTATATCATATGGTCCCAA ATCAGAAACATGGGTGCTTGAATTTGTGGACTTAGGTGGAGAAATGAGGCGAGACGTCTGGCATGCTTTTATTAGTGAAATTAATGCTGTACACAAGTTTATCAGTGATTATGGACCGGAGGAAGATGATGAATCCATATTTCATGTTTATGGTGCTCACAAAGGGAAGGAAAGAGCTATGGCCACTGCCATTAATAGTATAGCCAGACTACAGGCTCTTCAATTTATGGGGAAGTTGTTGGATGATCCCACCAAACTTGTTCAGTTTACATATTTACAGTATGCACCATTTGGTGAGGTAGTTTCTCAGACTCTAGCAGTAAATTATTGGGGTGGACCATTGATATCAAAGTATTTAGAGACGGACTACCAGCCAGCTCAAGGAGTGAGGGCTTCTAATGAAATGATTGAAAGCAGCAGCAATCATGTGTTTGACATAGATGGCAGTGTTTACTTGCACAAATGGAAGAGATCTCCATGTTGGGCTTCAAGTGCTTCTGTTACCTTTTGGAAGAACACTTCAACAAGACAGGGGCTAGTTTTAAGTAAAAATCTTGTTGTTGCCGATGTGTCCCTTGTTGAAAAGGCAACAAGAACATGCAAACAAAAATGGCAGGAAGCTGAAACAACTCAAGCCACAATTGATGCTGCGACACTTAAGGGAATACCAAGTAACATTGATCTATTCAAG GAACTTCTGTTTCCCCTGACCATAACTGTGAGAAATTTCGAAAAACTTAGGCGCTGGGAGGAGCCATATTCGACCATTTCTTTTCTTGCCTTTGCCTATACAGTCATCTTCAG GAATTTGCTGTCATATGTATTCCCAACGGCATTGATAATTTTGGCAGCTGTCATGCTGACATTGAAGGGGCTAAAGGAGCAAGGCCGCCTTGGACGATCATTTGGAAAAATTACTATCCGTGACCAGCCTCCTTCAAATACCATTGAGAAAATTATAGCCGTAAAAGATGCCATGCACGATGTGGAAAGTTATTTACAGAATCTGAATGTCACTCTTCTGAAAATACATACAGTTTTCCTTTCTGGTCAGCCTCAG ATAACGACTGAGGTTGCGCTGGTGTTGTTATCTTCTGCAACCATTCTCCTCATTTTCCCCTTCAAATATGTTCTTGCCTTTTTTATCTTCGATCTGTTCACACGGGAGCTTGAGTTCAGGAGGGAAATGGTTAAAAGGTTTATGAAACTCTTGAAGGAGCGTTGGGACAGAGTGCCTGCAGCCCCTGTAGTTGTATTGCCTTTTGGAAGTGAGGAGCCAGCACCAAAACCGAATACAAAGGAAAGCAAGGACCCAGAAAAGTCAGAAAGAAGCCTTGGCAGCAGCAGTTCTGAATAG
- the LOC137718104 gene encoding uncharacterized protein isoform X1, whose protein sequence is MLSKISVTQLKTSPAAPVSGFSWRGNRPRLGYCAGNSSERNKLRFRIVGLSLGDRWKLNDFDANAVQEKLNSWLVKTQSFLNEVASTSPLARTDQTKKPVTRNASETQDMEGIFMAEQTINSRTPNGILSLAAVVSIEQFSRMNGLTGQKMQKIFKALVPESTYNDARNLIEYCCFRFLSRDNSDIHPSLKEPPFQRLIFITMLAWENPYREDLANGSEKASFQRKLVREDAFVRMAPAISGVADRSTVNNLFKALAGDEQGISLSTWLTYVHELLKIHEGRKSYQTRQCSNLSEERISCIGSSRKRPVLKWENNMAWPGKVTLTDKAIYFEAVGLAGQKDSIRLDLTKQGLQIKKAKVGPFGSGLFDSAVSISYGPKSETWVLEFVDLGGEMRRDVWHAFISEINAVHKFISDYGPEEDDESIFHVYGAHKGKERAMATAINSIARLQALQFMGKLLDDPTKLVQFTYLQYAPFGEVVSQTLAVNYWGGPLISKYLETDYQPAQGVRASNEMIESSSNHVFDIDGSVYLHKWKRSPCWASSASVTFWKNTSTRQGLVLSKNLVVADVSLVEKATRTCKQKWQEAETTQATIDAATLKGIPSNIDLFKELLFPLTITVRNFEKLRRWEEPYSTISFLAFAYTVIFRNLLSYVFPTALIILAAVMLTLKGLKEQGRLGRSFGKITIRDQPPSNTIEKIIAVKDAMHDVESYLQNLNVTLLKIHTVFLSGQPQITTEVALVLLSSATILLIFPFKYVLAFFIFDLFTRELEFRREMVKRFMKLLKERWDRVPAAPVVVLPFGSEEPAPKPNTKESKDPEKSERSLGSSSSE, encoded by the exons atgctGTCCAAAATCTCAGTTACCCAGTTGAAAACATCACCTGCTGCACCCGTTTCTGGATTTTCATGGCGTGGGAATCGTCCTAGGCTTGGATATTGTGCCGGGAATTCTTCAGAGCGTAACAAGTTGCGGTTCAGGATTGTGGGGCTGTCTCTTGGGGATAGGTGGAAGCTCAATGACTTTGATGCAA ATGCAGTACAAGAAAAGTTGAATTCATGGCTGGTAAAGACGCAAAGTTTTTTAAATGAAGTGGCGTCCACGTCTCCATTGGCAAGAACTGATCAGACTAAAAAGCCTGTCACTAGAAATGCTTCAGAGACACAAGATATGGAGGGCATATTTATGGCAGAACAGACAATTAATAGCAGAACACCAAATGGAATTCTCTCTTTAGCTGCTGTTGTATCTATAGAGCAATTTAGCAG GATGAATGGATTGACAGGGCAGAAGATGCAGAAAATATTTAAAGCACTTGTTCCTGAGTCTACATACAATGATGCTCGCAATTTGATAGAATATTGCTGCTTCAGGTTTCTGTCAAGGGATAATTCTGATATTCATCCTTCCCTCAAG GAACCTCCATTCCAAAGACTTATATTTATAACTATGCTTGCATGGGAGAATCCTTATCGAGAAGATCTTGCTAATGGTTCGGAGAAGGCTTCCTTTCAG AGAAAGCTTGTCAGAGAAGACGCTTTTGTTCGAATGGCTCCTGCTATTTCTGGTGTGGCTGATAGGTCAACAGTGAATAATCTATTTAAGGCCCTTGCCGGTGATGAACAGGGCATCTCTCTGAGCACATGGTTGACTTATGTTCATGAACTTCTCAA GATTCACGAAGGAAGAAAATCATACCAGACTCGACAATGTTCCAACCTTTCTGAGGAGAGAATTTCATGCATTGGTTCCAGCAGGAAGCGGCCTGTCCTAAAATGGGAGAACAATATGGCATGGCCAGGAAAAGTTACATTAACTGATAAAGCAATTTATTTCGAG GCCGTTGGCCTTGCTGGGCAAAAGGATTCTATAAGATTGGATCTTACAAAACAAGGATTACAGATTAAGAAAGCAAAAGTTGGACCTTTTGGTTCTGGTCTCTTCGACTCTGCCGTCTCTATATCATATGGTCCCAA ATCAGAAACATGGGTGCTTGAATTTGTGGACTTAGGTGGAGAAATGAGGCGAGACGTCTGGCATGCTTTTATTAGTGAAATTAATGCTGTACACAAGTTTATCAGTGATTATGGACCGGAGGAAGATGATGAATCCATATTTCATGTTTATGGTGCTCACAAAGGGAAGGAAAGAGCTATGGCCACTGCCATTAATAGTATAGCCAGACTACAGGCTCTTCAATTTATGGGGAAGTTGTTGGATGATCCCACCAAACTTGTTCAGTTTACATATTTACAGTATGCACCATTTGGTGAGGTAGTTTCTCAGACTCTAGCAGTAAATTATTGGGGTGGACCATTGATATCAAAGTATTTAGAGACGGACTACCAGCCAGCTCAAGGAGTGAGGGCTTCTAATGAAATGATTGAAAGCAGCAGCAATCATGTGTTTGACATAGATGGCAGTGTTTACTTGCACAAATGGAAGAGATCTCCATGTTGGGCTTCAAGTGCTTCTGTTACCTTTTGGAAGAACACTTCAACAAGACAGGGGCTAGTTTTAAGTAAAAATCTTGTTGTTGCCGATGTGTCCCTTGTTGAAAAGGCAACAAGAACATGCAAACAAAAATGGCAGGAAGCTGAAACAACTCAAGCCACAATTGATGCTGCGACACTTAAGGGAATACCAAGTAACATTGATCTATTCAAG GAACTTCTGTTTCCCCTGACCATAACTGTGAGAAATTTCGAAAAACTTAGGCGCTGGGAGGAGCCATATTCGACCATTTCTTTTCTTGCCTTTGCCTATACAGTCATCTTCAG GAATTTGCTGTCATATGTATTCCCAACGGCATTGATAATTTTGGCAGCTGTCATGCTGACATTGAAGGGGCTAAAGGAGCAAGGCCGCCTTGGACGATCATTTGGAAAAATTACTATCCGTGACCAGCCTCCTTCAAATACCATTGAGAAAATTATAGCCGTAAAAGATGCCATGCACGATGTGGAAAGTTATTTACAGAATCTGAATGTCACTCTTCTGAAAATACATACAGTTTTCCTTTCTGGTCAGCCTCAG ATAACGACTGAGGTTGCGCTGGTGTTGTTATCTTCTGCAACCATTCTCCTCATTTTCCCCTTCAAATATGTTCTTGCCTTTTTTATCTTCGATCTGTTCACACGGGAGCTTGAGTTCAGGAGGGAAATGGTTAAAAGGTTTATGAAACTCTTGAAGGAGCGTTGGGACAGAGTGCCTGCAGCCCCTGTAGTTGTATTGCCTTTTGGAAGTGAGGAGCCAGCACCAAAACCGAATACAAAGGAAAGCAAGGACCCAGAAAAGTCAGAAAGAAGCCTTGGCAGCAGCAGTTCTGAATAG
- the LOC137718024 gene encoding uncharacterized protein, with product MFYLSRIEHTLRLPPHLLSLRLEDAVKGEIEKIFLDKVIAKLGLCISVHSIQSIKDGFILPNDGHPTFRVEFTLIMFRPFVGEIISAKLKESTANGLRLSLGFFDDIYVPVHLLPSPSCSEPDPEKRNNVIWIWKCPDADDLAVEWTDEIRFQVQSVTYPPIPIEQPEDAKPFAPMVVTGSIDYDGLGPVRWWDNAEDKDEEPEDP from the exons ATGTTCTACCTCAGCCGAATTGAGCACACACTCCGTCTTCCACCTCATCTGCTAAGCCTTCGTCTAGAAGATGCGGTTAAGGGAGAGATCGAGAAGATTTTCCTAGATAAG GTTATTGCCAAATTGGGGCTCTGCATTTCTGTCCACAGTATTCAATCCATTAAAGATGGATTTATCCTACCTAATGATGGTCATCCAACTTTTAGG GTGGAGTTCACACTAATTATGTTTCGTCCATTTGTGGGGGAGATAATTTCAGCAAAACTTAAAGAATCTACTGCAAATGGTTTACGCT TGTCGCTTGGATTTTTTGATGATATTTATGTACCAGTACATCTTTTGCCATCTCCATCTTGCTCCGAGCCTGACCCAGAAAAGAG GAACAACGTCATTTGGATATGGAAGTGTCCTGATGCAGATGATCTTGCTGTTGAGTGGACGGATGAG ATAAGATTCCAAGTTCAAAGTGTGACCTATCCACCAATTCCAATTGAGCAGCCGGAAGACGCGAAACCATTTGCTCCTATGGTGGTTACT GGATCAATTGATTATGATGGTCTTGGCCCTGTTAGGTGGTGGGACAATGCGGAAGACAAGGATGAAGAACCTGAAGATCCTTAA
- the LOC137718623 gene encoding COP9 signalosome complex subunit 8-like, whose translation MDFSPLSDALASKSYGKLADICDQLMLQVAAEGVSFQDDWPYAIHLLALIYAGDINSARFLWKSMPVAVKGSNPEVIAAWKIGQKLWVRDFGGVYEAIRGYEWSQDAEGLVAAFSDLYTKKMFQLLQSAYSTISIQDTALFLGMSEDDVTTYVLQQGWVVDPASQMVTVKKQPIVTEQKLDASKLQSLTEYVFHLEH comes from the exons ATGGATTTCTCTCCCCTTTCAGACGCCTTGGCCTCCAAATCCTATGGAAAGCTCGCCGATATCTGCGACCAACTCATGCTTCAG GTCGCAGCGGAGGGCGTTTCTTTTCAGGACGACTGGCCCTACGCCATTCATCTTCTCGCTCTCATATACGCTGGTGATAt TAATAGTGCGCGGTTTCTTTGGAAATCGATGCCTGTCGCAGTCAAAGGGAGCAATCCAGAAGTCATTGCTGCTTGGAAAATTGGTCAGAAGTTGTGGGTGCGGGACTTCGGGGGTGTGTATGAAGCTATTCGTGGATATGAATGGAGTCAGGATGCTGAAGGTCTTGTTGCAGCCTTCTCAG ATCTTTACACAAAGAAAATGTTCCAGCTCCTGCAGTCTGCTTATTCTACAATAAGCATCCAAGACACAGCTCTCTTCTTGGGAATGAGTGAGGATGATGTCACAACTT ATGTACTACAGCAAGGTTGGGTTGTGGACCCTGCTTCGCAAATGGTTACTGTGAAGAAGCAGCCTATTGTCACGGAGCAGAAACTGGATGCGAGTAAATTGCAGAGCTTGACAGAATATGTATTCCATCTCGAGCATTGA
- the LOC137718391 gene encoding NDR1/HIN1-like protein 26, translated as MTSRDNPTPNGNATVNGDHRPRVPPPRPPPSSSSSSNPRSSSNHHHYYPTRSSYSSSSSSASFKGCCCCLFLLFSFLALLVLAVVLVIVLAIKPKKPQFDLQQVGVQYMGINSPNPTATADPNQNPTSASLSLNIRMLFSAANPNKVGIKYGESRFTVMYRGIPLGKASIPGFYQDAHTVRQVVATIAVDRVNLLQADAADLVRDASLNDRVELRVLGDVGAKIRVLNFDSPGVQVSVDCAIVISPRKQSLTYKQCGFDGLSV; from the exons atgacatcaAGAGACAACCCAACCCCAAACGGAAACGCAACCGTAAACGGAGACCACAGACCCCGCGTCCCACCGCCACGACCGCCGCcgtcgtcctcctcctcctcaaacccccgcagcagcagcaaccaccaccactactaCCCGACGAGGTCGTCatactcctcctcctcctcctccgcttCCTTCAagggctgctgctgctgcctttTCTTACTCTTCTCCTTCCTAGCCCTCCTCGTCCTCGCCGTCGTCCTCGTCATCGTCCTCGCCATCAAGCCGAAGAAGCCGCAGTTTGATCTCCAGCAAGTCGGCGTCCAGTACATGGGCATCAACTCGCCCAATCCCACCGCAACCGCCGACCCCAACCAAAACCCTACCTCTGCCTCACTCTCCCTCAACATTCGCATGCTCTTCTCCGCTGCTAACCCCAACAAGGTCGGGATCAAGTACGGCGAGTCCAGGTTCACTGTCATGTACCGCGGGATCCCATTGGGCAAGGCCTCCATCCCCGGCTTCTACCAGGACGCCCACACTGTCCGCCAAGTCGTCGCCACCATCGCCGTCGATCGGGTCAATTTGCTCCAAGCCGACGCCGCCGATTTAGTCCGAGACGCTTCCCTCAACGACCGAGTCGAGCTCAGGGTCTTGGGTGACGTTGGCGCCAAGATCCGCGTCTTGAACTTCGATTCCCCTGGCGTTCAG GTGTCCGTGGATTGTGCAATTGTCATAAGTCCAAGGAAGCAGTCTCTCACATACAAGCAGTGTGGATTTGATGGATTGAGTGTGTAA